GCCCGGCGATCGCGGTCGTGGTGTTGTCGGCGAAGATGCGCCGCTGGGCCTCGATCAGATCGGATGGCGATAGTCCGTAGAGCGGCACGAACGCGACGAGATAGAACACTGCCGGCAACAGGCCGAAGCAGAGCGCGACATGCTGCGCCCTGAAATCCGGCCAGAGATCGGGGCGATACCAGTCGGTCGGCTTCGCGTCGGCAAACAGCGTGCGCCAGCTCTGCATCAGACGGATCGCCGCGACGATGACAATGCAGGCAGCGAGCGGAAACAGGCCGCTCCATTTGCAGGCGGCGGCAAGACCGAACAATCCGCCGGCCAGCGCAAACAACCGGTGCGGCCGCTCGCTCCGAAAGCCGTGCATGAAGGCCGCCGACGCCACTAGGCCAAAGGCCAGCGCAAAGATGTCAAGCATCGCGATGCGCGACTGCACGAACAGCATCTGGTTGCAGAAGGCGATCAGCGCCGCCGCGATCGCGGGGCCCTCCGCCGAAAACAGCGCAAGACCGCAAAGATAGACTGCGACGACCGCGAGCGCGCCGAACAGCGTTGCCGGATAGCGCCAGCCCAGCGAATTGTCACCGAAGGTCGCGATCGACCGCGCGATCAGCTCCTTTGCCAGCGGCGGATGCATCGGATTGAGCACGGGCCTGGGCACAACCGGCTCGAGCATCTGCCGCGCGGCCGGCACGTAATGCACCTCGTCGAACACGAACTTGTCCGGCGTCGAGACGCCGATCAGGAGCACGAGATGCGCGACCAGGAAAATTACGACGGCGATCACTGCGCGCCGCGACATCGGCGGCACAGGAGTCACTTCGCGCTGTCGCTGTGGGGATGCTTTGCGTGGCAAATT
This genomic interval from Bradyrhizobium sp. CB82 contains the following:
- a CDS encoding phospholipid carrier-dependent glycosyltransferase — translated: MSRRAVIAVVIFLVAHLVLLIGVSTPDKFVFDEVHYVPAARQMLEPVVPRPVLNPMHPPLAKELIARSIATFGDNSLGWRYPATLFGALAVVAVYLCGLALFSAEGPAIAAALIAFCNQMLFVQSRIAMLDIFALAFGLVASAAFMHGFRSERPHRLFALAGGLFGLAAACKWSGLFPLAACIVIVAAIRLMQSWRTLFADAKPTDWYRPDLWPDFRAQHVALCFGLLPAVFYLVAFVPLYGLSPSDLIEAQRRIFADNTTTAIAGHTYMSSWPSWPFLVRPVWFLFDKVGDDSISAVVLLGNPLVLWPALLALAVVLRDFIVTRRWDAFLISAFYFGPYLAWALLPRTLGFIYYYLPAATASSLALVYVLRREKLPPWVLWAYVAVAAIGFAAMLPISAAFVGTSMQTFNRLMIFQNWI